One region of Manduca sexta isolate Smith_Timp_Sample1 chromosome 25, JHU_Msex_v1.0, whole genome shotgun sequence genomic DNA includes:
- the LOC115455882 gene encoding protein mono-ADP-ribosyltransferase PARP16 isoform X2, with protein MILVLEKDYKAADIKWSLFVAAAFSFRYESCLRPFPPVFMKSGVKDMDELLSAITDVPALDLVLQQLDNLEMLPNISDIIDLLFYVLVRLKEPNLKTVPTEAHASVLELSNSGKLAPNPQYIFQVISTSKSPAELRWKELSKNHNVFYAYHGNRLENFYTILHFGLQQHLNKSTLLSSGVYLSPDLAVSLPYSHGGFGWGASCIGGHLSCVAMCEVIDAPNGINYQKPVSNEGDGLNEDGKKKLLEKCCDSPITQYIVTNCDLVRVRYLLVYAKQPASMRFPTTSSNRRAGGLRYWLSRHKLFSILLGYGLMLATIGFANNQPIHYYYKVLLKKLDVALANIKV; from the exons ATTAGTGTTAGAAAAGGATTATAAAGCTGCAGATATAAAATGGAGTTTGTTTGTGGCTGCAGCATTTAGTTTTCGCTACGAAAGCTGTCTTCGCCCTTTTCCACCAGTTTTTATGAAAAGTGGAGTGAAAGACATGGATGAATTA CTTAGTGCCATCACCGATGTACCAGCATTGGACTTGGTTTTACAACAATTGGACAACTTAGAAATGTTGCCCAACATAAGTGATATAATTGATCTCTTGTTTTACGTTCTTGTGAGATTAAAAGAACCGAATCTTAAAACAGTACCAACTGAGGCG cATGCAAGTGTATTGGAATTGTCGAATTCCGGCAAATTAGCACCAAATcctcaatatatatttcaagtCATAAGTACCAGCAAATCTCCTGCTGAATTGAGATGGAAGGAATTGTCAAAAAATCACAATGTATTTTATGCATACCATGGAAATCGCTTGGaaaatttttacacaatattacaTTTTGGTTTGCAACAACATTTAAATAAG AGTACGTTGCTGAGCAGTGGAGTGTATTTATCTCCTGATTTGGCAGTGAGCTTGCCCTATAGTCATGGCGGGTTCGGATGGGGCGCGAGTTGCATCGGGGGACATTTATCCTGTGTGGCAATGTGTGAAGTAATAGATGCTCCAAATGGCATTAACTATCAAAAACCTGTATCCAATGAAG GTGATGGTTTAAATGAAGACGGAAAGAAAAAATTACTCGAAAAGTGCTGTGACAGTCCAATAACACAATACATTGTAACTAATTGTGATCTAGTAAGAGTTCGTTACTTACTAGTTTATGCTAAGCAACCAGCTTCTATGAGATTTCCCACTACAAGCTCTAACAGACgtg CAGGAGGACTGCGCTACTGGTTATCAAGACATAAACTCTTCTCAATATTACTTGGCTACGGTTTGATGTTGGCTACAATCGGATTTGCAAACAATCAACCAATACATTACTACTATAAAGTTTTGCTGAAGAAACTGGACGTAGCACTTGCtaacataaaagtttaa
- the LOC115455938 gene encoding carboxylesterase 4A — protein sequence MSSNKMLCLFKISILYLTLFLFVLAQDPVANLPQGRIVGIKVYTEGSRTPVEIYFGVPYAVAPVGRYRFSAPERHPGWRRTLFAHRMPPHCPHEGDPESEHSAEDCLYLNICTPRPADGFALPVIVIFYSESWTRGGPVLPCQELASEGVVVVTVAYRLHILAFFTLRLLSARGNLALLDQYLSLLWVRDNIAAFGGDPTSITVLGHSAGADSILYHLASPRAIGLFQRAVLMSPQYIWEIIDEQNASNASEVEKISREIANALGCQSESDLEILNCMRSRPMPNILSVYRNAHWSKGMQPTTDEYLPQSERYLPSTLMTALSSMKPQISHIDLLFGTTDLEILSNNDKNYEELMKLSSSNISDYTNEKAIPRILRMFSFHGTRELPMLVRAIRWEYWSENKYRSNNENIDSVENLARIESTARWGVGGALLAARLARRYSKLYVYRYSQPAGVDILGRQFNFSGAVHGTDLVSLLGNALMLQVARRAATNDEKRLTSQFRQYIKNFAKYGSPGSSSEWQQYGVGDAQICDIRDESSHANSFSASKDVKFWLQYLPELVNLISSFEGTEQLSLERGESRLRGGVFAMCGVSTILLLLLAVCAILLRRHRSGRYSVPDESLH from the exons ATGAGTTCAAACAAAATGTTGTGTTTATTCAAAATTAGTATTTTGTACTTAacactgtttttatttgttttggcGCAAGATCCCGTTGCTAATTTACCACAGGGTCGTATTGTCGGG ATAAAAGTTTACACTGAAGGATCTCGTACACCTGTTGAGATTTATTTCGGTGTTCCTTATGCAGTTGCGCCCGTTGGAAGATATAGATTTTCA GCTCCTGAACGGCATCCCGGGTGGAGACGTACTTTATTTGCACATCGCATGCCACCACATTGTCCCCACGAAGGAGACCCTGAAAGCGAGCATTCCGCAGAAGATTGCTTGTATCTCAACATTTGCACGCCGCGG ccCGCTGATGGATTTGCCCTGCCCGTTATTGTGATATTCTACAGTGAATCATGGACACGAGGTGGACCGGTGTTACCCTGTCAAGAATTAGCCAGTGAAGGTGTTGTGGTGGTGACGGTGGCATATCGTCTACATATATTGGCGTTTTTTACGCTAAGACTATTATCAGCGCGCGGCAATCTTGCGTTGCTAGATCAATATCTATCTCTTCTCTGGGTACGAGACAATATAGCAGCTTTTGGCGGCGATCCTACATCCATTACTGTTCTAGGACACTCTGCAGGAGCCGATAGCATTTTGTACCACCTTGCATCACCGCGAGCTATTG GTTTATTTCAACGAGCTGTGTTGATGTCACCACAATATATTTGGGAAATCATCGATGAACAAAACGCATCAAATGCTAGTGAAGTAGAAAAAATATCACGTGAAATAGCGAATGCTTTGGGATGCCAAAGTGAAAGtgatttagaaattttaaattgcatGCGCAGTCGCCCAATGCCGAATATACTGTCCGTGTATAGG aatgcaCATTGGAGTAAAGGAATGCAACCTACAACTGATGAGTACCTACCGCAGTCAGAACGATATTTACCTTCTACGCTGATGACAGCATTATCGTCAATGAAACCTCAGATTTCGCATATCGATCTACTTTTTGGCACAACGGATCttgaaattttaagtaataatg ATAAAAATTACGAAGAATTGATGAAGCTAAGCTCGTCAAATATATCTGATTATACGAACGAAAAAGCAATACCTAGGATTTTAAGAATGTTTTCTTTCCACGGGACCAGAGAATTGCCAATG cttgTTCGAGCCATACGTTGGGAATATTggtctgaaaataaatatagatcaaaTAATGAGAATATAGACAGTGTAGAAAATTTAGCCCGCATAGAATCTACGGCGAGATGGGGTGTAGGTGGCGCATTATTAGCGGCAAGATTGGCACGTCGATATTCAAAACTATACGTGTATCGTTATTCACAACCGGCGGGTGTAGATATTCTCGGAAGACAATTTAACTTTAGCG GTGCTGTACACGGAACGGATTTAGTATCATTGCTAGGAAACGCATTAATGCTTCAAGTAGCACGCCGCGCCGCTACCAATGATGAAAAACGGCTAACATCGCAGTTTcgtcaatatataaaaaatttcgCTAAATATGG GTCTCCTGGAAGTTCTTCAGAATGGCAACAATATGGAGTTGGTGATGCTCAAATATGTGATATTCGTGATGAATCCTCTCATGCGAATTCCTTCAGTGCTAGTAAAGATGTAAAATTTTGGCTACAGTATTTACCGGAACTAGTCAATCTTATTTCATCATTTGAAGGCACAGAACAGCTTTCATTGGAACGAG GTGAAAGCAGGCTACGTGGTGGTGTATTTGCCATGTGTGGAGTTTCGACCATCCTACTTTTACTGTTGGCCGTATGTGCGATACTGTTACGGAGACATCGTTCCGGTCGATATTCAGTGCCTGATGAGTCTTTACACTAA